One window from the genome of Bacillus tianshenii encodes:
- the folE gene encoding GTP cyclohydrolase I FolE: MSKVNHEQIEQAVRLILEAIGEDPNREGLLDTPKRVARMYEEVFRGLHQDPKEYFATIFSEDHEELVLVKDIPFYSMCEHHLVPFYGKAHVAYIPRNGRVTGLSKLARAVESVAARPQLQERITKTVADSIMETLEPHGAMVIVEAEHMCMTMRGVKKPGSQTVTSAVRGIFEKDEAARSEVLSLIRR, translated from the coding sequence GTGTCTAAAGTCAACCATGAACAAATCGAACAAGCAGTACGTTTAATCTTAGAAGCAATAGGTGAAGACCCTAATCGAGAAGGGCTGCTAGATACACCTAAGCGTGTAGCGAGAATGTATGAAGAGGTATTCCGGGGGCTTCATCAAGACCCGAAAGAATATTTTGCAACAATCTTTAGTGAAGACCATGAAGAGCTTGTATTAGTAAAGGATATTCCATTCTATTCAATGTGTGAGCACCACCTTGTGCCATTCTACGGAAAAGCACATGTCGCTTATATTCCACGTAATGGCCGTGTAACAGGCTTAAGCAAGCTTGCACGTGCAGTAGAATCAGTAGCAGCACGTCCGCAACTACAAGAACGTATTACAAAAACAGTTGCTGATTCGATCATGGAAACCCTTGAACCTCATGGAGCAATGGTGATTGTAGAAGCGGAACATATGTGCATGACGATGCGTGGAGTTAAGAAGCCTGGTTCTCAAACGGTTACTTCAGCTGTGCGTGGTATTTTTGAAAAGGATGAAGCTGCTCGTTCAGAAGTATTATCGCTGATCCGCAGATAA
- the menG gene encoding demethylmenaquinone methyltransferase — protein sequence MGRSKEERVHHVFESIYDKYDMMNSVISFQRHKAWRKDTMKLMNVQAGQCALDLCCGTADWTISLADAVGPNGKVYGLDFSQNMLKVGEEKVKHQGLHQVELIHGNAMNLPFEENSFDFVTIGFGLRNVPDYLQVLKEMHRVLKPGGKAVCLETSQPTAIGFKQAYYLYFKHIMPMLGKMLAKSYDEYAWLHESAKDFPGRNELKEMFLQTGFAKVDVKSYTGGVAAMHMGHK from the coding sequence ATGGGGCGCTCTAAGGAAGAACGGGTTCATCATGTTTTTGAAAGCATCTATGATAAGTATGATATGATGAATTCAGTTATTAGCTTTCAACGTCATAAAGCTTGGCGGAAAGATACGATGAAGCTTATGAATGTTCAGGCAGGACAATGTGCACTTGATTTGTGTTGCGGAACCGCTGATTGGACGATCTCGCTCGCTGACGCAGTAGGTCCGAATGGAAAAGTGTATGGGCTTGATTTTAGCCAAAATATGCTTAAAGTAGGGGAAGAGAAAGTAAAGCATCAAGGTTTACATCAAGTTGAGCTCATTCATGGAAATGCCATGAACCTGCCGTTTGAAGAGAACAGCTTTGATTTTGTCACGATCGGTTTCGGCTTGCGAAATGTACCAGATTACTTGCAAGTATTAAAAGAAATGCATCGTGTATTGAAGCCTGGTGGAAAAGCTGTATGTCTTGAAACAAGTCAGCCGACAGCAATCGGCTTTAAGCAGGCGTATTATTTATATTTTAAACATATCATGCCAATGCTGGGGAAAATGCTTGCGAAAAGCTACGATGAGTACGCATGGCTTCATGAATCTGCCAAGGATTTTCCGGGCCGCAATGAATTAAAGGAAATGTTCTTGCAAACGGGATTTGCGAAAGTAGACGTGAAAAGTTACACAGGCGGTGTGGCTGCCATGCATATGGGGCATAAATAG
- the hepT gene encoding heptaprenyl diphosphate synthase component II, protein MKLKMMYHFLQSDLDIIERNLEETIASEHPLLQQASMHLLKAGGKRIRPVFVLLAGKFGNYDIEVMKRVAVSLELIHMASLVHDDVIDDAELRRGKETIKAKWDNRVAMYTGDYIFARMLELMTMLDKPEAHQILSKTIVEVCVGEIEQIRDKFNWEQNTRTYFRRIKRKTALLIAVSCQLGAVASDVPKEIHEKLFKFGYYIGMSYQIIDDILDFTSTEEELGKPAGSDLMQGNITLPVLYAIRDEKLKERIKLISEENREEILSIILSSGGIEYAKDISDRYLEKALNILEELPNNRAKRSFRSIAKYIGKRKF, encoded by the coding sequence ATGAAGTTAAAAATGATGTATCACTTCTTACAATCGGATCTAGATATAATTGAGCGAAACTTGGAGGAAACGATTGCTTCCGAGCATCCTTTACTTCAACAAGCGTCGATGCATCTTCTAAAAGCAGGCGGAAAACGTATTCGGCCTGTCTTTGTCTTGTTAGCAGGAAAGTTCGGTAATTACGACATCGAAGTAATGAAGCGTGTTGCCGTTTCCCTTGAGTTAATTCATATGGCGTCGCTTGTGCATGATGACGTGATTGATGATGCGGAACTAAGGCGTGGAAAAGAAACCATTAAAGCGAAATGGGATAACCGTGTCGCAATGTATACGGGAGATTATATTTTTGCTCGTATGCTTGAGTTAATGACGATGTTAGATAAGCCTGAAGCGCATCAAATTCTATCAAAAACGATTGTAGAAGTGTGTGTTGGGGAAATCGAACAAATTCGCGATAAGTTTAATTGGGAACAAAATACACGTACATACTTTCGTCGAATTAAGCGGAAGACTGCTTTATTAATCGCTGTAAGCTGTCAGCTTGGGGCAGTTGCTTCAGATGTGCCGAAAGAAATTCATGAGAAGCTGTTTAAGTTCGGTTATTATATTGGCATGTCTTATCAGATCATCGATGATATTCTTGATTTCACAAGTACAGAGGAAGAGTTGGGCAAGCCTGCGGGCAGTGATCTGATGCAAGGGAATATTACACTTCCTGTCTTATATGCAATCCGCGATGAAAAGTTAAAGGAACGAATTAAACTGATCTCAGAGGAAAATCGTGAAGAGATTCTTTCCATTATTCTTTCATCAGGGGGAATTGAATACGCAAAAGACATAAGTGACCGCTATCTTGAAAAAGCTTTGAACATACTTGAAGAATTGCCAAATAACCGGGCAAAACGGTCATTCCGCAGTATTGCAAAATATATTGGTAAACGTAAATTTTAA
- a CDS encoding HU family DNA-binding protein: MNKTELINAVAEASELSKKDATKAVDAVFDSIMDALKEGDKVQLIGFGNFEVRERAARKGRNPQTGDEIEIPASKVPAFKPGKALKDAVK; this comes from the coding sequence ATGAACAAGACAGAACTAATCAATGCAGTAGCTGAAGCCAGCGAGCTTTCCAAAAAGGACGCTACAAAAGCAGTTGATGCTGTTTTTGACTCAATTATGGATGCTCTTAAAGAGGGCGACAAAGTACAACTTATCGGTTTTGGTAACTTTGAAGTACGCGAACGTGCAGCGCGTAAAGGGCGTAACCCGCAAACTGGTGATGAAATCGAAATCCCAGCAAGCAAAGTTCCAGCTTTCAAACCTGGTAAAGCCCTTAAAGATGCTGTTAAATAA
- a CDS encoding SDR family oxidoreductase — MRHVFITAGSKGLGRKVTEKMLANGYSVSVNYRSDQQAVESLKEAYHHMSEHLHFVQGDVTSKEDIKRMVGEIKEKFGRIDILIHNAGPYIFERKKLADYEEAEWYDMVEGNLSAVFHLFKETVQLMRQQQFGRIVTYGFQGAEAAPGWVNRSAFAASKVGLVSLTKSISLEEAENGITANMVCPGNIVGKMKEASIEEVRNIHDENTPIGRPGTGEDIARTIKFLCEEDSDMVTGAVIEVTGGVDVINRFR, encoded by the coding sequence TTGAGGCATGTGTTTATTACGGCTGGATCAAAAGGGCTCGGCCGAAAAGTAACAGAAAAAATGCTAGCGAACGGTTACTCTGTCTCTGTCAACTATCGTAGTGATCAACAAGCGGTTGAAAGCTTGAAAGAAGCATACCATCATATGTCGGAGCACCTTCATTTTGTGCAAGGGGATGTAACGAGCAAAGAAGATATTAAGCGTATGGTTGGGGAAATAAAAGAAAAATTCGGAAGGATCGACATTTTAATTCATAATGCAGGGCCGTACATTTTTGAGCGTAAGAAGTTAGCGGATTATGAAGAAGCAGAGTGGTATGATATGGTAGAAGGAAACTTAAGCGCTGTGTTTCATTTGTTTAAAGAAACTGTCCAGCTTATGCGGCAACAGCAGTTTGGACGGATTGTTACATATGGTTTTCAAGGGGCGGAAGCGGCTCCTGGCTGGGTGAATCGTTCTGCCTTTGCTGCCTCAAAGGTTGGACTTGTTTCTCTGACCAAATCAATCTCGCTTGAAGAAGCGGAAAATGGGATAACAGCTAACATGGTTTGTCCTGGAAACATAGTTGGGAAAATGAAGGAAGCATCCATTGAAGAAGTAAGAAACATTCATGATGAGAATACACCAATAGGAAGACCAGGGACTGGTGAAGATATTGCGCGAACGATTAAATTTTTGTGTGAAGAAGATTCTGATATGGTGACAGGTGCTGTCATTGAAGTGACAGGTGGCGTTGATGTTATCAATCGCTTTCGGTAA
- the aroC gene encoding chorismate synthase — protein sequence MRYLTAGESHGPQLTTILEGIPAQLSLTAEDINYELARRQKGHGRGRRMQIEKDQVQILSGVRHGKTLGSPITLVVENKDWTHWTNVMGIEPLAEEDEQDVKRQITRPRPGHADLVGGYKYGHRDLRNVLERSSARETTVRVAAGAVAKKILSELGIQVAGHVREIGGIRAENIEYSSLEDLKQRTEASSVRCLDSEVEEKMKQEIDDAKKNGDSIGGVVEVIVEGVPAGLGSYVQYDRKLDAKIAAAIVSINAFKGVEFGIGFEAARRFGSEVHDEILWDEENGYTRATNNLGGFEGGMTTGMPIVVRGVMKPIPTLYKPLRSVDIDTKESFEASIERSDSCAVPAASVVAEAVVAWEIAQALVEHYGTDRMDLIAKNIEQAKEDARKY from the coding sequence ATGAGGTATTTAACTGCAGGAGAATCTCATGGTCCACAATTAACAACGATTTTAGAAGGAATCCCAGCCCAACTTTCCCTTACGGCTGAAGATATTAATTATGAACTTGCGCGTCGACAAAAAGGGCATGGACGCGGACGGAGAATGCAAATTGAAAAAGACCAAGTTCAAATCTTAAGTGGTGTTCGTCATGGTAAGACATTAGGTTCACCAATTACGCTTGTTGTCGAAAACAAAGACTGGACGCACTGGACGAATGTCATGGGTATTGAACCGCTTGCTGAGGAAGACGAGCAAGACGTGAAACGTCAAATTACGAGACCACGTCCAGGACATGCAGACCTAGTCGGCGGCTACAAATATGGCCACCGTGATCTACGGAATGTGTTAGAGCGTTCAAGTGCGCGAGAAACGACAGTGCGTGTTGCTGCTGGTGCAGTAGCTAAAAAGATTTTAAGTGAACTAGGCATTCAAGTAGCAGGTCATGTCCGCGAAATCGGTGGTATTCGTGCTGAGAACATTGAATATAGCAGTTTAGAAGATTTGAAACAACGAACAGAAGCTTCATCTGTCCGTTGTTTAGACAGTGAAGTAGAAGAAAAGATGAAACAAGAAATTGATGATGCGAAGAAAAATGGCGATTCTATCGGCGGTGTTGTCGAAGTGATTGTCGAAGGCGTTCCAGCTGGACTTGGAAGCTATGTCCAATATGATCGCAAGCTTGATGCGAAAATTGCCGCAGCCATTGTAAGCATTAATGCATTCAAAGGTGTGGAATTTGGAATTGGGTTTGAAGCGGCTCGCCGGTTTGGTAGTGAAGTACATGATGAAATTCTTTGGGATGAAGAAAATGGCTATACACGTGCTACAAACAATCTTGGCGGCTTTGAAGGTGGCATGACAACAGGGATGCCGATTGTTGTTCGCGGTGTGATGAAGCCGATTCCGACTTTATATAAACCACTTCGAAGTGTCGATATTGATACGAAGGAGTCGTTTGAAGCGAGCATTGAACGTTCAGACAGTTGTGCAGTGCCAGCCGCAAGTGTCGTAGCAGAAGCGGTTGTCGCTTGGGAAATCGCACAAGCTCTTGTCGAACATTATGGGACAGACCGAATGGATTTAATTGCGAAAAATATCGAGCAGGCAAAAGAAGACGCAAGGAAGTATTAA
- a CDS encoding protein-glutamate O-methyltransferase CheR, producing MGNDYQGFIRKVNQKTGIDLSAYKEAQMKRRLTSLYQKRGYRDFDDFFNAMAKDNEILEEFLDRMTINVSEFYRNYKRWEVLENKILPKLYQQNKRLKVWSAACSTGEEPYTLAMILSKFMPLSQVSIHATDLDKNVMARAKRGLYPERSLQEVPDDIKRKYFTKDGSFFKVSDDIKRTVTFKQHNLLSDSYDSNYDLIVCRNVLIYFTEEAKDKLYQKFAAALRPGGIFFVGSTEQIFNPSKYGFETEDTFFYRKG from the coding sequence ATGGGAAATGATTATCAAGGCTTTATCAGGAAAGTAAATCAAAAAACAGGGATTGATCTTTCAGCTTACAAAGAAGCGCAAATGAAGCGCCGCTTAACCTCACTCTATCAAAAGAGAGGTTATCGTGATTTTGATGATTTTTTCAATGCGATGGCGAAAGATAATGAAATACTTGAAGAGTTCCTCGACCGGATGACGATTAATGTGTCTGAGTTTTATCGAAATTATAAGCGCTGGGAAGTACTTGAGAACAAAATTTTGCCTAAGCTGTATCAGCAAAACAAACGGCTGAAGGTATGGAGTGCAGCTTGTTCAACAGGTGAAGAGCCTTATACATTGGCAATGATCCTTTCTAAGTTTATGCCGCTCTCTCAAGTAAGTATCCATGCAACAGACTTAGATAAAAACGTGATGGCACGTGCAAAAAGGGGTCTTTATCCAGAACGTTCGCTCCAAGAAGTGCCAGATGACATAAAGCGCAAATATTTCACAAAAGACGGTTCGTTCTTTAAGGTCAGTGATGATATTAAGCGAACGGTTACATTTAAGCAGCATAATTTATTATCTGATTCATATGACAGCAATTATGATTTAATTGTGTGCCGAAATGTGTTAATTTATTTTACAGAAGAAGCGAAGGATAAGTTGTATCAAAAGTTTGCGGCTGCCCTGCGTCCAGGTGGTATCTTTTTTGTAGGGAGTACAGAACAGATTTTCAACCCGTCGAAATACGGATTTGAAACAGAAGATACATTTTTCTATCGCAAAGGCTAG
- the mtrB gene encoding trp RNA-binding attenuation protein MtrB, with the protein MDKSSTNPNNEFFVIKAKEDGVNVIGLTRGADTRFFHSEKLDKGEVMIAQFTEHTSAVKVRGKAVIQTAHGEIEAD; encoded by the coding sequence TTGGACAAATCTTCGACGAATCCGAACAATGAATTTTTCGTGATTAAAGCAAAAGAAGACGGCGTCAATGTTATTGGTTTGACTCGTGGAGCTGATACACGTTTCTTTCATTCTGAAAAGCTGGATAAGGGTGAAGTGATGATTGCTCAATTTACAGAGCACACTTCAGCAGTGAAAGTTCGAGGGAAAGCGGTTATTCAAACAGCTCACGGGGAAATTGAAGCTGATTAA
- the spoIVA gene encoding stage IV sporulation protein A produces MEKVDIFKDIAERTGGDIYLGVVGAVRTGKSTFIKKFMELVVLPNIENESDKARAQDELPQSAAGKTIMTTEPKFVPNQAVTVDVDEGLEVNVRLVDCVGYTVPGAKGYEDENGPRMINTPWYEEPIPFHEAAEIGTRKVIQEHSTLGVVITTDGSIGEIERHNYLEAEERVIEELKEVGKPFIMVVNSAHPHHPDTEKLRRQLNEKYDIPVLAMSVEGMNDQDVYSVLREALYEFPVLEVNVNLPSWVMVLKEDHWLRQSYQEAVKETVKDIKRLRDVDRVVGQFSDYEYIANASLAGIDMGQGIAEIDLFAPEDLYDQILKEVVGVEIRGKDHLLELMQEFSYAKAEYDQVADALRMVKQTGYGIAAPALEDMSLDEPEIIRQGSRFGVRLKAVAPSIHMVKVDVESEFAPIIGTEKQSEELVRYLMQDFEEDPLSIWNSDIFGRSLSSIVREGISAKLSLMPENARYKLKETLERIINEGSGGLIAIIL; encoded by the coding sequence ATGGAAAAGGTAGATATTTTCAAAGATATTGCGGAACGTACCGGCGGTGATATTTATTTGGGTGTCGTAGGTGCCGTTCGTACCGGAAAATCAACATTTATTAAAAAATTTATGGAGCTCGTCGTTTTGCCAAACATCGAGAATGAATCAGATAAAGCACGTGCACAGGACGAATTGCCACAAAGTGCAGCCGGAAAAACGATTATGACAACGGAACCGAAGTTTGTTCCGAATCAAGCAGTGACAGTTGATGTGGATGAAGGCTTAGAGGTGAATGTGCGGCTTGTTGATTGTGTAGGTTACACAGTTCCTGGTGCAAAAGGTTATGAAGACGAAAATGGTCCAAGAATGATTAACACTCCTTGGTATGAAGAGCCGATTCCGTTTCATGAAGCAGCGGAAATTGGTACACGAAAGGTTATTCAAGAGCACTCTACATTAGGTGTTGTTATTACAACGGACGGTTCAATTGGAGAAATCGAACGGCATAATTATTTAGAAGCAGAAGAACGTGTCATTGAGGAGTTGAAAGAGGTTGGAAAGCCATTTATTATGGTTGTCAACTCTGCTCACCCTCACCATCCTGACACAGAAAAGCTTCGTAGGCAGTTAAATGAAAAGTACGACATTCCAGTACTTGCAATGAGTGTTGAAGGAATGAACGATCAGGATGTTTATAGCGTCCTACGTGAAGCATTATATGAGTTTCCTGTTTTAGAAGTGAATGTGAATTTACCAAGCTGGGTGATGGTGCTTAAAGAGGATCATTGGCTTCGTCAAAGCTATCAGGAAGCAGTAAAAGAAACCGTAAAAGATATCAAACGTCTGCGAGATGTTGATCGTGTTGTAGGACAGTTTAGCGATTATGAATATATTGCAAATGCATCACTTGCAGGTATTGATATGGGGCAAGGTATTGCAGAAATTGACCTATTTGCACCAGAAGATCTCTACGACCAAATTTTAAAAGAAGTTGTTGGAGTGGAGATTCGTGGAAAAGATCACTTGTTAGAGCTTATGCAAGAATTCTCTTACGCGAAAGCAGAGTATGACCAAGTGGCCGATGCGCTTCGGATGGTGAAACAAACAGGCTATGGTATAGCAGCACCTGCCTTGGAGGATATGAGCTTAGACGAGCCTGAAATAATCCGCCAAGGGTCAAGGTTTGGAGTTCGTTTGAAGGCTGTAGCTCCATCTATTCATATGGTGAAAGTGGACGTCGAAAGTGAATTTGCTCCAATTATCGGAACAGAGAAGCAAAGCGAAGAGCTTGTTCGATATTTAATGCAGGACTTTGAGGAGGACCCACTTTCCATTTGGAATTCCGATATCTTCGGACGCAGCTTAAGTTCAATTGTCCGAGAAGGTATCTCAGCGAAGCTTTCGTTAATGCCAGAGAACGCACGCTATAAGCTGAAAGAAACGTTAGAGCGAATCATTAATGAAGGTTCAGGCGGTTTAATTGCAATTATTCTATAA
- a CDS encoding heptaprenyl diphosphate synthase component 1, whose translation MSDIYGELKQMKATIEAKIKHPYLMEFIEKPLIDEDKMLLLYEILKEAKTSIASMKDYIIPTMLVQVALDTHELVTTTKLEEEDERMKSRQLTVLAGDYYSGLYYYLLAKVGNLTMISNLAHAIREINEHKISVYQKDTGCVENLMNSIRQIESSLIQKMADLLQVPNMKELAANLCFYKRLQNERDKFLSNRFSLLFDAIKKEVISGGVTPERGMDDQRDHLLNICDYYMKQAKQQIELQLAQHFTFSEVLRKRIDGLLFDYPYMNDKVVEEG comes from the coding sequence ATGAGCGACATCTATGGAGAATTAAAGCAAATGAAAGCGACGATTGAAGCAAAAATTAAGCATCCTTATTTAATGGAATTTATTGAAAAGCCATTAATCGATGAAGATAAGATGCTTCTTTTGTATGAGATTTTGAAAGAGGCGAAGACATCAATCGCTTCAATGAAAGATTACATCATACCTACAATGCTTGTACAAGTTGCTTTGGATACGCATGAATTAGTTACGACTACAAAGTTAGAAGAAGAAGACGAGCGAATGAAGAGTCGTCAACTAACGGTGCTAGCGGGTGATTATTATAGTGGATTATACTATTACTTGCTCGCAAAAGTCGGGAACCTAACGATGATTAGTAATTTAGCACATGCGATTCGTGAAATTAATGAACATAAGATTTCTGTTTATCAAAAAGATACTGGCTGTGTCGAAAACTTAATGAACAGTATTCGACAAATTGAATCTTCATTGATTCAAAAGATGGCTGATTTATTACAAGTCCCAAATATGAAAGAGCTTGCAGCCAACCTATGCTTCTATAAACGGCTTCAAAATGAACGAGATAAGTTTCTAAGTAATCGCTTTTCTTTGTTGTTTGATGCAATCAAAAAAGAAGTCATTTCAGGCGGAGTCACACCTGAACGAGGCATGGATGACCAGCGTGACCATTTATTAAATATTTGTGATTATTATATGAAGCAAGCTAAGCAGCAAATTGAACTACAATTAGCACAGCATTTTACTTTTAGTGAAGTACTGCGAAAACGAATTGATGGATTATTGTTTGATTATCCATACATGAATGATAAAGTCGTGGAAGAAGGGTGA
- the ndk gene encoding nucleoside-diphosphate kinase, translated as MEKTFLMVKPDGVQRNLIGEIVSRFEKKGFQLVGAKLMTIPQELAEEHYGEHKEKPFFGELTGFITSAPVFAMVWQGEGVIATARQMMGKTNPADAASGTIRGDYGLTVGKNVIHGSDSPESAEREINLFFDEKELNTYDKHMDKWVY; from the coding sequence ATGGAAAAGACATTTCTAATGGTTAAGCCAGACGGCGTTCAACGCAATCTAATTGGTGAAATTGTTTCACGTTTTGAAAAGAAAGGCTTCCAACTAGTTGGAGCAAAATTAATGACAATTCCGCAAGAGCTTGCAGAAGAGCATTACGGAGAACATAAAGAAAAGCCTTTCTTCGGTGAGTTAACTGGCTTTATTACATCAGCTCCTGTTTTCGCAATGGTATGGCAGGGTGAAGGTGTTATCGCAACTGCTCGTCAAATGATGGGCAAAACAAACCCTGCAGATGCAGCATCTGGCACAATCCGTGGTGACTACGGTCTTACTGTAGGAAAGAATGTTATCCACGGTTCTGATTCTCCAGAAAGCGCAGAACGTGAAATTAATCTTTTCTTCGATGAGAAGGAATTAAACACTTACGATAAACATATGGATAAGTGGGTCTACTAA